One window from the genome of Betaproteobacteria bacterium encodes:
- a CDS encoding DUF11 domain-containing protein yields the protein MPGSARWSVSGSVPLTDAAGGDPPGIAFDFGVTQPGAFNAVIASLGAEEEQTLTFRLNVAPGRTAGEVLSNVAKASWKDPSGNDSGWHDSSQADYLVTGTIDLTLAGDRIAVAQPGTTVAFNNLLTNLGSEAETFNIVIGTGTFPAGTPMRLYGPDGTTPLADTNGDGLPDVGVVAPGQSVRIVLKADLPATLVPGEYTVQKVAQSARAPSRRATANDVVASVGTRCRIELTPDNESQSAYGRHVTYAHYLENRGNCEEPVRVILGFIADSQPGWVSAAYIDNPLAGGASVPGMIDRTDTPIVEGWTATLPPGKGLRILVDVLAPPQPSSAKVQVAKAVVQTNTTTLTIDSATGGSLRVVDKTTIDDQDATIQPQDVLRNFTDGSYQVATAWAVLGGTAWLRADAASCNANPAVAESRTIVITGINGEREEVLATETGPDTGVFVAPSMPVRAPPVVAGDRILQGRAFDVLDAEILGCGKLITTAITLTDPVGIVFDSTSNEPVSGAVVTLVPATGGRCSAAPVSLDGNPATTGSDGRYSFAAAPAGEYCVLVQAPNGYASPSSVPYGQLVPGRNIVVTGPTSGGSYGQPFRSGGNGIVVDMPVDPIAQSGLFVEKAASRAIVDLGGFVDYVVRVRNGTGNALNRASVQLVDDLPAGFAYVSGSARVATGTLVEPANGGPRLVFGLGGMATAQQIAVTYRVRVGPNAMQGDGTNRVQATYTANGATTTSNVATAKVEVIGGVFSDRGFILGKVFLDCNANGVQDAGEAGVPGVRLVIEDGTYVVTDGQGRYSFYGITNRTHVLKVDATTLPAGARLVPLSARNLGDGASRIVDLKAGEMDRGDFAVAGCEGGIADEIKARAKALDRGDDPLAAVAGSQLATEARAVPDLKALPASGIVGAPGTAAGAPALDAPAGSSRVTPYANVLEVPSATWPNPAPKLAIAPAKPVLEPLENLMPGLDKELGFIGIKDGDTLPFAQATIRVKGTAGAAMKLTVNGAEVSESRIGKRSTLDEKQLQAWEYLGIELKPGANELSLAQVDGFGNPRGTVSIRVMAPGKVARLVIEVPKEGAVADGRTPARVVVKVLDENGLPVTSRTPLTLVSSIGAWKVDDADPAMPGVQTFVDGGRAEFPLAPPLEPAATLIVATTGNLRAEGRLDFLPELRSLIATGVVEGVVNMRNINTRALVPTRAADGFEQELLHFSRESSDGKNSAGARAAFFLKGKIKGDFLLTAAYDSDKDTRDRLFRDIQPDEFYPVYGDSAVRGYDAQSTSRLYVRVDKDRSYLLWGDFTTQASGDLRRLSNYSRSLTGVRGHYENERVSANAFATRDTTRQVIDELRANGTSGPYLLSTPGVLANSEKVEIVTRDRNQSSIVISSVPQSRFTDYEIEPLFGRILFRAPVSSVDRDLNFVFVRVTYEVDQGGEQFWVGGVDAQVKLTERIEVGGTYVKDENPLQPFTLAGANAVVKLGESTYVIGEVARTENGTQGATGDAARLEVKHESKDLKAQAFVARSDPEFNNPGAWLANGRAEAGGRAEYKVREGTFLRAEALRTEDVSSGSVRDGALVAVTQEIAKATTIELGMRYAAEKGVTSPIPPVEGLPPPEPLPTEVTTVRARLTGPLPYVDGASVYGEAEMDVRDSERRILAVGGEYILPNRGRVYARHEFVSSITGPYGLNATERQNTTAVGVDFDYMKDGRLFSEYRIRDAMSGGDAEAAIGLKNLWTLAPGLRLGTSIERVHALAGTGQNENTAGAVALEYTANPLWKGTTRLELRDASTSESLLFTVGLASRIGRDWTALARNAYSLQRAKDSGSEKVVERMQAGLAWRDTETNKWNALGRVEYRLEQDDTQVGLQLKSSTTLVSLHADWQPRRPFLVTGRYAAKWTTDNSNGLASKYRAQVVGGRATWEFAPRWDIGLVTSLLVGESFDSRQYGVGLELGYLVSTNLWVSAGYNVFGYRDADLSGADYTAKGPYVRLRYKFDESFLESAGAAPVVNKVAEAVR from the coding sequence GCCAGAGCGTGCGGATCGTGCTGAAGGCGGACCTGCCTGCCACGCTCGTGCCGGGCGAGTACACCGTCCAGAAGGTCGCGCAGTCCGCGCGCGCGCCGTCTCGCCGCGCGACCGCGAACGACGTCGTGGCCTCGGTGGGAACGCGCTGCCGCATCGAACTCACGCCGGACAACGAGTCGCAGAGCGCCTACGGGCGTCACGTGACCTACGCCCACTATCTGGAGAACCGGGGCAACTGCGAGGAGCCGGTGCGCGTGATCCTCGGCTTCATCGCCGACAGCCAGCCCGGATGGGTGTCGGCGGCCTACATCGACAATCCGCTGGCCGGCGGCGCTTCCGTGCCGGGCATGATCGACCGCACCGATACGCCGATCGTGGAGGGATGGACGGCGACCCTCCCCCCGGGCAAGGGGCTGCGGATCCTTGTGGACGTGCTCGCCCCCCCGCAGCCATCCTCGGCGAAGGTGCAGGTGGCCAAGGCAGTGGTCCAGACCAACACCACGACGCTCACGATTGACAGCGCCACCGGCGGGTCGCTGCGTGTAGTCGACAAGACCACGATCGACGACCAGGACGCGACAATCCAGCCGCAGGACGTCCTGCGCAATTTCACCGACGGCAGCTACCAGGTCGCCACGGCCTGGGCGGTACTCGGCGGCACCGCGTGGTTGCGCGCGGACGCGGCATCCTGCAATGCGAACCCCGCCGTCGCGGAGTCGCGCACGATCGTGATCACCGGGATCAACGGGGAGCGCGAAGAGGTCCTCGCGACCGAGACCGGGCCCGACACCGGCGTCTTCGTCGCACCGTCCATGCCGGTTCGGGCGCCGCCCGTGGTCGCCGGCGACCGCATCCTGCAGGGGCGCGCCTTCGACGTCCTCGATGCCGAGATCCTCGGCTGCGGCAAGCTCATCACGACGGCGATCACGCTCACGGATCCGGTCGGCATCGTCTTCGACAGCACGAGCAACGAGCCGGTGTCGGGCGCGGTCGTGACCCTCGTGCCGGCCACGGGTGGCCGCTGCTCGGCCGCCCCGGTGTCCCTCGACGGCAATCCCGCGACCACCGGTTCCGACGGCCGGTATTCGTTCGCCGCTGCGCCCGCCGGCGAGTACTGCGTGCTCGTCCAGGCGCCCAACGGCTACGCGTCGCCATCCTCGGTTCCCTACGGGCAACTGGTCCCGGGGCGCAATATCGTGGTGACCGGGCCCACGTCCGGCGGCTCCTACGGGCAGCCCTTCCGCTCCGGCGGCAACGGGATCGTCGTGGACATGCCGGTGGATCCGATCGCGCAGTCGGGCCTTTTCGTGGAGAAGGCCGCCTCGCGGGCAATCGTCGACCTGGGCGGCTTCGTCGACTACGTCGTGCGCGTGCGCAACGGGACGGGCAACGCGCTCAATCGCGCAAGCGTGCAGCTGGTCGACGACCTGCCGGCCGGCTTTGCCTACGTGAGCGGCAGCGCGCGGGTCGCCACCGGCACGCTGGTCGAGCCCGCCAACGGCGGGCCGCGGCTGGTCTTCGGGCTGGGCGGGATGGCCACGGCGCAGCAGATCGCGGTGACGTACCGCGTTCGCGTCGGCCCCAACGCGATGCAGGGCGACGGCACGAACCGGGTCCAGGCAACCTACACCGCCAATGGAGCGACGACCACGTCGAACGTGGCCACGGCCAAGGTCGAGGTGATCGGCGGCGTGTTCAGCGACCGTGGCTTCATCCTCGGCAAGGTCTTCCTCGACTGCAACGCCAACGGCGTCCAGGACGCGGGCGAGGCGGGAGTGCCCGGCGTGCGCCTCGTGATCGAGGACGGGACCTACGTCGTGACGGACGGGCAGGGCCGCTACAGCTTCTACGGGATCACGAACCGCACCCACGTCCTGAAGGTCGACGCGACGACCCTGCCGGCCGGAGCGAGGCTCGTGCCCCTGAGCGCGCGCAACCTGGGCGACGGCGCGAGTCGCATCGTGGACCTCAAGGCGGGCGAGATGGACCGCGGCGATTTCGCCGTGGCCGGCTGCGAGGGGGGGATCGCCGACGAGATCAAGGCGCGCGCCAAGGCGCTGGATCGCGGCGACGACCCGCTGGCGGCCGTGGCCGGTTCACAGCTCGCGACCGAGGCGCGCGCCGTGCCGGACTTGAAGGCACTTCCGGCAAGCGGCATCGTCGGTGCGCCGGGAACCGCGGCTGGCGCGCCGGCCCTGGATGCGCCTGCCGGCTCGTCCCGCGTGACGCCGTACGCCAACGTCCTCGAGGTGCCTTCCGCGACGTGGCCGAACCCGGCGCCGAAGCTCGCGATCGCCCCGGCAAAGCCGGTCCTGGAGCCCCTCGAGAACCTGATGCCCGGCCTCGACAAGGAGCTGGGTTTCATCGGAATCAAGGACGGCGACACGCTGCCGTTCGCGCAGGCGACGATCCGGGTCAAGGGGACGGCCGGCGCCGCGATGAAGCTCACGGTCAACGGTGCGGAAGTATCCGAGTCCCGGATCGGCAAGCGGTCCACGCTCGACGAGAAGCAACTGCAGGCCTGGGAGTACCTCGGTATCGAGCTCAAGCCCGGCGCGAACGAGCTCTCCCTCGCGCAGGTCGACGGGTTCGGAAATCCCCGCGGCACGGTGTCGATCCGCGTCATGGCGCCGGGCAAGGTGGCCAGGCTCGTCATCGAGGTGCCGAAGGAAGGCGCGGTCGCCGACGGCAGGACACCCGCGCGTGTCGTGGTGAAGGTGCTCGACGAGAACGGCCTGCCGGTCACGTCGCGCACGCCGCTTACCCTCGTGTCGAGCATCGGCGCCTGGAAGGTGGACGACGCCGATCCGGCGATGCCCGGCGTGCAGACTTTCGTCGACGGCGGGCGCGCCGAATTCCCGCTCGCCCCGCCCCTGGAGCCCGCCGCCACCTTGATCGTCGCGACGACCGGCAACCTGCGGGCCGAGGGCAGGCTCGACTTCCTCCCCGAGCTGCGCTCGCTCATCGCCACCGGCGTGGTCGAAGGCGTGGTGAACATGCGCAACATCAACACGCGGGCCCTCGTGCCGACGAGGGCCGCGGACGGCTTCGAGCAGGAGTTGCTCCATTTCTCCCGCGAATCGAGCGACGGCAAGAATTCCGCCGGTGCGCGCGCCGCCTTCTTCCTCAAGGGCAAGATCAAGGGCGATTTCCTCCTGACCGCGGCCTACGACTCGGACAAGGACACCCGCGACCGCCTGTTCCGGGACATCCAGCCCGACGAGTTCTACCCGGTGTACGGCGACTCTGCCGTGCGCGGTTACGACGCCCAGTCGACGAGCCGGCTCTACGTGCGCGTCGACAAGGACCGCTCCTACCTGCTGTGGGGCGACTTCACCACCCAGGCATCGGGCGACCTGCGGCGCCTGTCCAACTACAGCCGCTCGCTCACCGGCGTCCGGGGGCACTACGAGAACGAACGCGTGAGCGCCAATGCGTTCGCCACGCGGGACACGACGCGCCAGGTGATCGACGAGCTGCGCGCCAACGGCACCTCGGGGCCGTACCTGCTCTCCACCCCCGGCGTCCTCGCGAACAGCGAGAAGGTCGAGATCGTCACCCGCGACCGCAACCAGTCGTCGATCGTGATCTCGAGCGTTCCCCAGTCGCGCTTCACCGACTACGAGATCGAGCCGCTCTTCGGGCGCATCCTGTTCCGCGCCCCGGTGTCGAGCGTGGACCGTGACCTGAACTTCGTCTTTGTCCGCGTGACCTACGAGGTGGACCAGGGCGGCGAGCAGTTCTGGGTCGGCGGCGTGGACGCGCAGGTGAAGCTCACCGAACGCATCGAGGTCGGGGGCACCTACGTGAAGGACGAGAACCCGCTGCAGCCGTTCACCCTCGCGGGCGCCAACGCCGTCGTGAAGCTGGGCGAGAGCACCTACGTCATCGGTGAGGTCGCGCGCACGGAGAACGGGACGCAGGGTGCCACGGGTGACGCGGCGCGGCTCGAGGTGAAGCACGAGTCGAAGGACCTCAAGGCGCAGGCTTTCGTCGCGCGCAGCGATCCCGAGTTCAACAACCCGGGCGCCTGGCTCGCCAACGGCCGCGCGGAGGCGGGCGGCCGGGCGGAATACAAGGTCAGGGAAGGTACGTTCCTGCGGGCCGAGGCGCTTCGCACCGAGGACGTGTCGAGCGGCTCGGTTCGCGACGGGGCACTCGTCGCCGTCACGCAGGAGATCGCAAAGGCGACGACGATCGAGCTGGGCATGCGCTACGCGGCGGAGAAGGGCGTGACCTCCCCCATCCCGCCGGTGGAAGGGTTGCCGCCGCCCGAGCCGCTGCCCACCGAGGTGACCACGGTGCGCGCCCGCCTCACGGGCCCGTTGCCCTACGTCGACGGCGCGAGCGTCTACGGCGAGGCCGAGATGGACGTGCGCGATTCCGAACGCCGCATACTCGCGGTGGGCGGCGAGTACATTCTGCCGAATCGCGGCCGCGTCTATGCCCGCCACGAGTTCGTCTCCTCGATCACGGGCCCCTACGGATTGAACGCGACGGAACGCCAGAACACGACGGCCGTCGGCGTCGACTTCGACTACATGAAGGACGGGCGTCTCTTCAGCGAGTACCGCATCCGGGACGCGATGTCAGGCGGCGACGCCGAGGCGGCCATCGGCCTGAAGAACCTGTGGACGCTTGCCCCGGGCCTGCGGCTCGGCACCTCCATCGAGCGCGTCCATGCACTCGCGGGCACGGGCCAGAACGAGAACACCGCCGGCGCCGTGGCCCTCGAGTACACGGCCAACCCGCTCTGGAAGGGAACGACGAGGCTCGAGCTGCGCGACGCGTCGACATCGGAATCGCTCCTTTTCACCGTGGGCCTGGCTTCCAGGATCGGCCGTGACTGGACGGCGCTTGCGAGGAACGCCTACTCGCTGCAGCGCGCCAAGGATAGCGGGAGCGAAAAGGTCGTCGAGCGGATGCAGGCCGGCCTGGCTTGGCGCGACACCGAGACCAACAAGTGGAACGCGCTGGGCCGCGTCGAGTACCGCCTCGAGCAGGACGACACGCAGGTGGGCCTGCAGCTCAAGAGCTCGACCACGCTCGTGTCGCTGCACGCCGATTGGCAGCCGCGCCGGCCCTTCCTCGTGACCGGCCGCTACGCGGCCAAGTGGACGACGGACAATTCCAACGGACTTGCGAGCAAGTACCGGGCACAGGTCGTCGGCGGCCGCGCGACCTGGGAGTTCGCGCCGCGCTGGGACATCGGCCTCGTCACCAGCCTGCTGGTTGGCGAATCCTTCGACTCCCGGCAGTATGGCGTCGGCCTCGAACTCGGTTACCTGGTTTCCACCAACCTCTGGGTGTCCGCCGGATACAACGTGTTCGGGTACCGGGACGCCGACCTCTCGGGGGCCGACTACACCGCCAAAGGACCGTACGTGCGCCTGCGTTACAAGTTCGACGAATCATTTCTCGAGTCCGCGGGCGCAGCACCGGTCGTGAACAAGGTAGCGGAGGCCGTGCGATGA